Proteins encoded by one window of Streptomyces sp. NBC_01477:
- a CDS encoding hemolysin family protein gives MSTSLLLLAAALVLILANGFFVAAEFGLVTVERPAAERAAAAGDRRAAGVVAALRKLSFQLSGTQLGITITSLVVGMLAEPALADLLTGPIGATGIPDGAAPGVAVVVGMMAASAVQMVIGELVPKNWAVSRPLAVARMVAGPQRAFSRAFRPVIEVLNTAANHLVRMLGVEPADELASARTPTELVSLARHSALAGTLEQDTADLFVRTLSLADLTAENVMTPRVRVSALEDTATAADVLNLTRATGLSRFPVYRDRLDDIVGMVHLKDALAVPADLRVRTAVGRIAVVPLLVPETLAAQPLLELLRSQQPIAVVVDEYGGTAGVVTLEDIVEELVGEVRDEHDAVDLPDLAQAPPENGRPAWDADGGCRIDTLARIGLDAPEGPYETVAGLVADLLARIPEVGDTADLPGWRLRVAEVGHHRAERVRIVRTAPVAGEESR, from the coding sequence GCCAACGGATTCTTCGTCGCCGCCGAATTCGGCCTGGTGACCGTGGAACGCCCGGCAGCGGAACGCGCCGCCGCGGCGGGCGACCGCCGGGCGGCCGGAGTCGTCGCCGCCCTGCGCAAGCTCTCGTTCCAGCTGTCCGGCACCCAGCTCGGCATCACCATCACCTCGCTGGTCGTCGGCATGCTCGCCGAACCCGCGCTCGCCGACCTGCTGACCGGCCCGATCGGCGCCACCGGCATACCGGATGGCGCGGCCCCCGGTGTCGCCGTCGTGGTCGGCATGATGGCCGCGTCCGCCGTCCAGATGGTGATCGGCGAGCTGGTCCCCAAGAACTGGGCGGTGTCCAGGCCGCTGGCCGTCGCCAGGATGGTCGCCGGACCGCAGCGGGCCTTCTCCCGCGCCTTCCGGCCGGTCATCGAAGTGCTCAACACCGCCGCCAACCACCTGGTCCGGATGCTCGGCGTGGAGCCCGCCGACGAACTGGCCTCCGCACGCACCCCCACCGAGCTGGTCTCGCTGGCCCGGCACTCCGCCCTGGCCGGCACGCTGGAACAGGACACCGCCGACCTCTTCGTCCGCACCCTGTCGCTCGCCGACCTCACCGCGGAGAACGTGATGACCCCCCGGGTCAGGGTCAGCGCCCTGGAGGACACCGCCACCGCGGCCGACGTGCTCAACCTCACCCGCGCCACCGGCCTGTCCCGCTTCCCGGTCTACCGCGACCGGCTGGACGACATCGTCGGCATGGTCCACCTCAAGGACGCCCTCGCCGTCCCCGCCGACCTGCGCGTTCGTACCGCGGTCGGCCGGATCGCGGTCGTCCCGCTGCTGGTCCCCGAGACGCTTGCCGCCCAGCCGCTGCTGGAACTGCTGCGCAGCCAGCAGCCGATCGCGGTCGTCGTCGACGAATACGGCGGCACCGCGGGGGTGGTCACCCTGGAGGACATCGTCGAGGAACTGGTCGGCGAGGTCCGCGACGAGCACGACGCCGTCGACCTGCCCGACCTCGCCCAGGCCCCGCCGGAGAACGGCAGGCCCGCCTGGGACGCCGACGGCGGCTGCCGGATCGACACGCTGGCCCGGATCGGCCTGGACGCGCCGGAAGGCCCGTACGAGACCGTTGCAGGGCTGGTCGCCGATCTGCTGGCGCGGATTCCCGAGGTCGGCGACACCGCGGACCTGCCCGGGTGGCGGCTGCGGGTGGCCGAGGTCGGCCACCACCGGGCCGAACGGGTCAGGATCGTGCGTACGGCACCGGTCGCGGGGGAGGAGAGCCGGTGA
- a CDS encoding hemolysin family protein, giving the protein MSALQLLFALLLVFGNGFFVGAEFALVSVRRSQIEPLAAVHRRARTVLYGLEHLPQMMAAAQFGVTVCSLTLGAVAEPTVAHLLEPVFVAARVPHDLVHPIGYVLALALVVFLHLVIGELVPKNLAMADPEKTALWLSPGLVGFARVFRPVIVVLGASARLILRACGVEPKDEVDAVFTSAELTVLVEDARRAGLLDSDEQERLEDALELGTRPVTEVLLTPDQLITLAPTATAREVEELTVRTGYSRFPVAADPGAGYLGYLHVKDVLDLEDQDRPVPQRLWRPITTLRADLPLDDALTSMRRAASHLAAVADQSGRVLGLVALEDVLEMLVGEVRDPSHRSAPGELVR; this is encoded by the coding sequence ATGAGCGCACTCCAGCTCCTTTTCGCCCTGCTCCTGGTCTTCGGCAACGGATTCTTCGTCGGCGCCGAATTCGCCCTGGTCTCGGTCCGCCGCAGCCAGATCGAACCGCTGGCCGCCGTCCACCGCAGGGCGCGTACCGTCCTGTACGGCCTGGAGCACCTGCCGCAGATGATGGCCGCCGCGCAGTTCGGCGTCACCGTCTGCTCGCTGACCCTCGGCGCGGTCGCCGAACCCACCGTGGCGCACCTGCTGGAGCCGGTCTTCGTCGCCGCCCGGGTGCCGCACGACCTGGTGCACCCGATCGGCTATGTGCTGGCGCTGGCCCTGGTGGTCTTCCTGCACCTGGTCATCGGCGAACTCGTGCCGAAGAACCTGGCGATGGCCGACCCGGAGAAGACCGCGCTGTGGCTCAGCCCGGGACTCGTCGGCTTCGCCCGGGTCTTCCGGCCGGTGATCGTGGTGCTCGGCGCGAGCGCCCGGCTGATCCTGCGGGCCTGCGGAGTCGAGCCCAAGGACGAGGTCGACGCGGTCTTCACCAGCGCTGAGCTGACCGTCCTGGTCGAGGACGCCAGGCGGGCCGGGCTGCTCGACTCCGACGAGCAGGAACGCCTGGAGGACGCGCTGGAGCTGGGCACCCGCCCGGTCACCGAGGTGCTGCTGACCCCGGACCAGCTGATCACGCTGGCCCCGACCGCGACCGCCCGCGAGGTCGAGGAGCTGACGGTGCGCACCGGCTACTCCCGCTTCCCGGTCGCCGCGGACCCGGGCGCGGGCTACCTCGGCTATCTCCACGTCAAGGACGTCCTCGACCTGGAGGACCAGGACCGCCCGGTGCCGCAGCGGCTGTGGCGCCCGATCACCACGCTGCGCGCCGACCTTCCGCTGGACGACGCGCTGACCTCGATGCGGCGGGCCGCCTCGCACCTGGCGGCGGTCGCCGACCAGAGCGGGCGCGTACTGGGCCTGGTCGCCCTTGAGGACGTACTCGAAATGCTGGTCGGCGAGGTGCGGGACCCCTCGCACCGGTCCGCGCCCGGCGAACTGGTGCGCTGA
- a CDS encoding AAA family ATPase: MDFGTDRAGAPADLAWLRGIDAYTVGAYAQAEEEFKTAVRLDPGMADAWLGLHALRADTATALLQMYRHRDRFGEQRAAHRRTLNSWYWLGWWVQPVLETGRDLLLAHASHWLDGRHVAELDRALADCPPVDTDPQVRFLHACRAYLVKDWEHLVRHTEPLLGDPLLGIEAGLFGGMARVRLEMCGQAEPLLAAALMRCRSEQPQRKELRYWLARAYEGTGRTAAAVPLYRAVHRVDPAFMDTAARLAAIHETDDGLDEGAGLATAVSLAGGGQAVPEGAADLEGALYADTGDGRPPGGAEMDEALLASAGALDDDIRSRAAAPLAGTLPAQLPLGGSDPVLLAQALAELDGMVGLEPVKRQVKALSAQLRMARLRAGQGLPVQPPKRHFVFSGPSGTGKTTVARILGRVFYALGLLGGDHLVEAQRSDLVGEFLGQTAVKANELIDSALGGVLFVDEAYALSNSGYSKGDAYGDEALQVLLKRAEDNRDRLVVILAGYPEGMDRLLAANPGLGSRFTTRVDFPSYRPLELTRIGQVLAAENGDQWDDEALEELRAISGHVVDQGWIDELGNGRLLRTLYEKSCAYRDLRLSEYPATPSREELSTLRLPDLMQAYGEVLSGRGPGVPPPDPAE, encoded by the coding sequence ATGGACTTCGGGACCGACCGCGCGGGCGCCCCGGCCGATCTCGCGTGGCTGCGCGGTATCGACGCGTACACCGTGGGCGCCTACGCGCAGGCCGAGGAGGAGTTCAAAACCGCGGTCCGGCTGGACCCCGGCATGGCCGACGCATGGCTCGGGCTGCACGCGCTGCGGGCCGACACCGCGACCGCGCTGCTCCAGATGTACCGGCACAGGGACCGCTTCGGCGAGCAGCGGGCCGCGCACCGCCGCACCCTGAACTCCTGGTACTGGCTGGGCTGGTGGGTGCAGCCGGTGCTGGAGACCGGCAGGGACCTGCTGCTCGCGCACGCCTCGCACTGGCTGGACGGCCGCCATGTCGCCGAGCTGGACCGGGCGCTGGCCGACTGTCCGCCGGTCGACACCGACCCGCAGGTCCGCTTCCTGCACGCCTGCCGCGCCTACCTGGTCAAGGACTGGGAGCACCTGGTCCGGCACACCGAGCCGCTGCTCGGCGACCCGCTGCTCGGGATCGAGGCGGGCCTGTTCGGCGGCATGGCCCGGGTGCGGCTCGAAATGTGCGGGCAGGCGGAACCGCTGCTGGCCGCCGCCCTGATGCGGTGCCGCAGCGAGCAGCCGCAGCGCAAGGAGCTGCGCTACTGGCTGGCCCGCGCCTACGAGGGCACCGGGCGCACCGCCGCCGCCGTACCGCTCTACCGGGCCGTGCACCGGGTGGACCCGGCGTTCATGGACACCGCCGCCCGGCTGGCCGCCATCCACGAGACCGACGACGGCCTGGACGAGGGCGCGGGCCTGGCCACCGCCGTCTCGCTGGCCGGCGGCGGGCAGGCGGTGCCGGAGGGCGCGGCCGACCTGGAAGGGGCGCTGTACGCGGACACCGGCGACGGCCGGCCGCCGGGCGGCGCCGAGATGGACGAGGCGCTGCTGGCGTCGGCGGGCGCGCTGGACGACGACATACGCTCCCGGGCCGCCGCGCCGCTGGCCGGCACGCTGCCCGCCCAGCTGCCGCTCGGCGGCTCCGATCCGGTGCTGCTCGCCCAGGCCCTCGCGGAACTCGACGGCATGGTCGGCCTGGAACCGGTCAAGCGGCAGGTCAAGGCGCTCTCCGCGCAGCTGCGGATGGCCCGGCTGCGGGCCGGGCAGGGCCTGCCGGTGCAGCCGCCCAAGCGGCACTTCGTCTTCTCCGGCCCCTCGGGCACCGGCAAGACCACGGTGGCCCGAATACTGGGCCGGGTCTTCTACGCCCTCGGCCTGCTCGGCGGCGACCACCTGGTGGAGGCTCAGCGCTCCGACCTGGTCGGCGAATTCCTCGGGCAGACCGCCGTCAAGGCCAATGAGCTGATCGACTCCGCGCTCGGCGGGGTGCTGTTCGTGGACGAGGCCTACGCGCTGTCCAACTCCGGCTACAGCAAGGGCGACGCCTACGGCGACGAGGCCTTGCAGGTGCTGCTCAAGCGCGCCGAGGACAACCGCGACCGGCTGGTCGTCATCCTGGCCGGCTACCCGGAAGGCATGGACCGGCTGCTCGCCGCCAACCCCGGTCTCGGTTCGCGCTTCACCACCCGGGTGGACTTCCCCAGCTACCGCCCGCTGGAACTCACCAGGATCGGCCAGGTGCTGGCCGCGGAGAACGGCGACCAGTGGGACGACGAGGCGCTGGAGGAGCTGCGGGCGATCAGCGGCCATGTCGTGGACCAGGGCTGGATAGACGAGCTGGGCAACGGACGGCTGCTGCGCACCCTGTACGAGAAGAGCTGCGCCTACCGTGATCTGCGGCTGTCGGAGTATCCGGCGACGCCGAGCCGCGAGGAGCTGTCCACACTGCGGCTGCCCGACCTGATGCAGGCCTACGGCGAGGTCCTGTCCGGCCGCGGCCCCGGCGTCCCCCCGCCCGACCCGGCCGAGTAG
- a CDS encoding uridine kinase family protein, with the protein MDDHGPAGLTLRELAGTLDLLAPSCGPVRLVAVDGHAGAGKSTLATRLAAEAGGAPVVHTDDLATHEEPFGWTGRLTAELLAPFRDGRPARHRVYDWTARRFAGERAVPAAPVVLLEGVGSGRRALRPLLALTLWLEVDPATARQRGVRRDGPALEHFWTGWSAAEDRHFAADPTRPFADLLVHQTEQGYRAVPGPYRHME; encoded by the coding sequence ATGGACGATCACGGCCCGGCCGGGCTGACGCTGCGCGAGCTGGCCGGCACGCTGGACCTGCTGGCGCCGTCCTGCGGCCCGGTACGGCTGGTGGCCGTCGACGGGCACGCGGGCGCGGGCAAGAGCACGCTGGCCACGCGGCTGGCCGCGGAGGCCGGCGGGGCGCCGGTGGTGCACACCGACGATCTGGCCACGCACGAGGAGCCGTTCGGCTGGACCGGCCGGCTCACCGCCGAGCTGCTGGCGCCGTTCCGCGACGGCAGGCCCGCCCGGCACCGGGTCTACGACTGGACCGCCCGCCGCTTCGCCGGTGAGCGCGCCGTCCCGGCGGCGCCGGTGGTGCTGCTCGAAGGGGTCGGCAGCGGGCGGCGCGCGCTGCGCCCGCTGCTGGCGCTGACCCTGTGGCTGGAGGTCGATCCGGCCACCGCCCGGCAGCGCGGGGTGCGCAGGGACGGCCCGGCGCTCGAACACTTCTGGACCGGCTGGTCAGCGGCGGAGGACCGGCACTTCGCGGCGGACCCGACGCGGCCCTTCGCGGACCTGCTGGTGCACCAGACGGAGCAGGGTTACCGTGCGGTTCCCGGCCCGTACCGTCACATGGAGTGA
- a CDS encoding M24 family metallopeptidase encodes MVAVTDSEHSAAALHPAERLELARKATADAAVDALLVSPGADLRYLTGYQALPLERLTCLVVPAETEPFLVVPALERAAAEASPAGALGLEITGFAETDDAYELIARRLPVGTRRFAVDNHMWAEKLLAFQAALPDAQACLAGDVLTELRVRKSPAEVAALRRAGGAIDRVHRRMGEWLRAGRTEREVAKDIADAIIEAGHETVDFVIVGSGPNSASPHHEVSDRVIRRGDPVVVDIGGTTADGYCSDSTRTYAVGEPPAAFRELYEVLLRAQTAQTDAVRPGITAEQLDAVGRDIITAAGYGEHFIHRTGHGIGMESHEEPYIVAGSRRALAPGMAFSVEPGIYLPGTYGARIEDIAVCTEGGGERLNLTGRDLVVLPG; translated from the coding sequence GTGGTGGCCGTGACCGACTCCGAGCACTCCGCCGCCGCGCTCCATCCCGCCGAGCGCCTCGAACTCGCCAGGAAGGCCACCGCCGACGCCGCGGTGGACGCGCTGCTGGTCTCACCCGGCGCCGACCTGCGCTATCTGACCGGATATCAGGCGCTGCCGCTGGAAAGGCTGACCTGCCTGGTGGTGCCGGCCGAGACGGAACCCTTCCTGGTGGTGCCGGCCCTTGAACGGGCCGCCGCCGAGGCCTCGCCGGCCGGCGCCCTCGGCCTGGAGATCACCGGTTTCGCCGAGACCGACGACGCCTACGAGCTGATCGCCCGCCGGCTGCCGGTGGGCACCCGCCGTTTCGCGGTCGACAACCACATGTGGGCCGAGAAGCTGCTCGCCTTCCAGGCCGCGCTGCCCGACGCGCAGGCGTGCCTGGCCGGCGATGTGCTGACGGAGCTGCGGGTGCGCAAGAGCCCGGCGGAGGTGGCCGCGCTGCGCCGGGCCGGCGGCGCGATCGACCGGGTGCACCGCCGGATGGGGGAGTGGCTGCGGGCCGGGCGTACCGAGCGCGAGGTCGCCAAGGACATCGCGGACGCCATCATCGAGGCCGGCCACGAGACCGTGGACTTCGTCATCGTCGGCTCCGGGCCGAACAGCGCGAGCCCGCACCACGAGGTGTCGGACCGGGTGATCCGCCGCGGCGACCCGGTGGTGGTCGACATCGGCGGCACCACCGCGGACGGCTACTGCTCGGACTCCACCCGCACCTACGCGGTCGGCGAGCCGCCCGCGGCCTTCCGCGAGCTGTACGAGGTGCTGCTGCGCGCGCAGACCGCGCAGACCGACGCCGTGCGCCCCGGCATCACCGCCGAGCAACTGGACGCGGTCGGCCGGGACATCATCACCGCGGCCGGCTACGGCGAGCACTTCATCCACCGCACGGGCCACGGCATCGGCATGGAGTCGCACGAGGAGCCGTACATCGTGGCGGGCAGCCGGCGGGCGCTCGCACCGGGCATGGCCTTCTCGGTCGAGCCCGGCATCTATCTGCCCGGCACCTACGGCGCGCGCATCGAGGACATCGCGGTGTGCACCGAAGGCGGCGGCGAGCGGCTGAACCTGACCGGGCGTGACCTGGTGGTCCTGCCCGGCTGA
- a CDS encoding peptidase C39 family protein, which translates to MTSNAPRRAVIAAALAAAAAAATTATAQTASAAPAGPAAPEAAPPAHRRDGEPDGAPVDYHGWTTFPDWLFGAHSGTVPVPGVRPGLTIGRTTGSLAYTDPHTGTTATWESASWTSPVRRVPHPASELIASWNAHTPAGTWIQVELLGTYTDGTATPAYVMGRWTAGDSDQDIRRTSVDDQTDGKSSIWTDTFSIDDAAAGPLLASYRLRLTLFRKPGSRLTPTVWRLGAMASDIPDRYTVPASVPGEGAGVELPVPRYSQNIHKGQYPEYDNGGEAWCSPTSSTMVIEYWGRGPTMEQLSWVDPSYADPQVDQGARYTYDYQYEGCGNWPFNAAYAATYKDLQGVITRLRSLSDVEKLIKAGIPVITSQSFLASELDGAGYGTSGHLMCVAGFTAEGDVVANDPASDSDDAVRNVYKRAQFETIWLRTKRINASGGVSGGTGGVCYLYFPAQPSPGQRRALAAVGVV; encoded by the coding sequence ATGACCAGTAACGCGCCCCGCCGCGCCGTCATCGCCGCCGCGCTGGCCGCCGCCGCGGCCGCGGCGACCACCGCCACCGCGCAGACCGCGTCGGCCGCACCGGCCGGCCCCGCCGCGCCCGAGGCCGCGCCGCCGGCGCACCGCCGCGACGGCGAGCCCGACGGCGCCCCGGTCGACTACCACGGCTGGACGACCTTCCCCGACTGGCTGTTCGGCGCGCACTCGGGCACCGTCCCGGTGCCCGGCGTACGGCCCGGCCTCACGATCGGCCGGACCACCGGCTCGCTGGCCTACACCGACCCGCACACCGGCACCACCGCCACCTGGGAGTCGGCCTCCTGGACCTCCCCGGTGCGCCGGGTGCCGCACCCGGCCAGCGAGCTGATCGCGTCCTGGAACGCGCACACCCCGGCCGGCACCTGGATCCAGGTGGAACTGCTCGGCACCTACACCGACGGCACCGCCACCCCGGCCTACGTCATGGGCCGCTGGACGGCCGGCGACAGCGACCAGGACATCCGGCGCACCTCGGTGGACGACCAGACCGACGGCAAGAGCAGCATCTGGACCGACACCTTCTCCATCGACGACGCGGCGGCCGGTCCGCTGCTCGCCTCGTACCGGCTGCGCCTCACGCTCTTCCGCAAGCCGGGCAGCCGGCTGACCCCGACGGTGTGGCGGCTCGGCGCGATGGCGTCCGACATCCCGGACCGCTACACCGTGCCGGCCTCGGTGCCCGGCGAGGGCGCGGGCGTGGAGCTGCCGGTGCCGCGCTATTCGCAGAACATCCACAAGGGGCAGTACCCGGAGTACGACAACGGCGGCGAGGCCTGGTGCAGCCCGACGTCGTCCACGATGGTCATCGAGTACTGGGGCCGCGGCCCGACGATGGAACAGCTGTCCTGGGTCGACCCGTCGTACGCCGATCCGCAAGTGGACCAGGGCGCCCGCTACACCTACGACTACCAGTACGAGGGCTGCGGCAACTGGCCGTTCAACGCGGCCTACGCGGCGACGTACAAGGACTTGCAGGGCGTCATCACCCGGCTGCGCTCGCTGAGCGACGTGGAGAAGCTGATCAAGGCCGGTATCCCGGTGATAACGTCCCAGTCCTTCCTGGCCAGTGAGCTGGACGGGGCCGGCTACGGCACCTCGGGGCACCTGATGTGCGTGGCGGGCTTCACCGCGGAGGGCGACGTGGTCGCCAACGACCCGGCCAGCGACAGCGACGACGCGGTCCGCAACGTCTACAAGCGGGCCCAGTTCGAGACGATCTGGCTGCGTACCAAGCGGATCAACGCCAGCGGCGGGGTCAGCGGCGG